AGGGCGCTATTTTCCGCTGCGGGCGCGGTTGATGGCGGGGCCGGCGCCGCAGAGCGCGGCCGCGGTGATGGCGGCGGTGGCGGCGGTGGGGTTCGACGCGGCTGCCTTCGACCGCGCCATGGCGGACCCGGCGATCACCGCCCAGCTCGATGCGACCCGGGCGCTCGCCGGCGATCTCGGCCTGATCGGCACGCCGAGCTTCATCGCCGGCGGCGAGGTGCTGGCCGGTGCGGTCGGCGAGACCGAACTCAGCGATGCCCTCGCGGGGTCGTAAGCGCGCTTGCTGGCCGGTGCCGGCTTTGCGAAAAGCGTGGGCTTTGCGAAAAGCGGGGGCTTTGTGAAATGCAGGGCGGAGCGGAGGTGGGGCGATGACGAAACGAGTGACTAACACGGTGCCGAAAGCGCAGGATGCAAGCGCGGAGGGTGCGCCAGGGTTGAGCCCCGGCCAACGCGCCTATGAAGCGCGGCGAGCGGCGAAAGCCGGCATGAGTCTCGATAAATGGCTCGCCCATAAGGCACGGGAAGAGGCCATGGCCGCCAAGGCGGAGATGGCCCATGTGACGAAAGCCGGCAAGCCCGCCAAGGCGGCGAAGCAGGGATTTTTCGCCCGGCTGCTGGAACGCGCCCAGCGCCCGCTCGGCTCCTGAGCGCGCCCGCGATCGCCGACGGATGGCTTGCCGCGCACGCCGATTGGAGTGTTGCGGCCGGCAAGCGCTGGCTGTGCCGGGCGCGGCGTGAGGGAGCGGGCTGGCGGGTTTTGGCGCCCGCGCCGGTGGGCGATGCCGCGACCCTGCCGGCCCGACTGCTGGCCGAGAGCGGTGGCGCGCCGGTGGCGCTCGGGGTGGATTTTCCGCTCGGATTGCCGCGCGCTTATGTCGCCCGCCATCTCCTTGGACGGGTACGGGATTTTCCCGATTTTCTCCAGAACATCGGCGAGTTTCCCGAATTTTTCGAGGTCAATCAAAGCCTCGCGACGGTGGCACCGGGGCGGCCGTTCTATCCTGCCCGCGGCCGGCGCGGGATGACGCGCGCGGCGCATGCGGCGGCCCTTGGGCTGGCCTCAGCCGCCGATCTCAGCCGCGCCTGTGACCGCGCGGCCGCCGAACGCCCGGCCGGCGCGCCGCTGTTTTGGACGCTCGGCGCCAATCAGAGCGGCAAGGCGGCGATCGACGCCTGGCGGGCATTGCTGGTCGCGCCCCATCCCGCCTTGCGTCTCTGGCCGTTTGCCGGCCCGCTCTTGCGGCTGCTCGCGCCGGGGCGGGTGGTGATCGCCGAGACCTACCCCGCCGAGGCGCTGCGCCAACTTGGCATCGGGCGGTTTGGCTCGAAGCGCCGCCAGGGTGACCGCGCAGCGCTCGCGGGGGCGCTGCTGCGGGCGCTCGGCGGGCTCGAGGCGTTTGCGACCCCAGCGCTCGCGGCGTCGATCGCCGACGGGTTCGGCGCCGATCCCGCCGGCGAGGACCGTTTCGATTGTCTACTCGGTGTGCTCTCCGTCCTCGGCGTCCTCGCCGGCCGCCGCCCCGACGCGCCACCGCCCGATCCCTGGCTCACCACCTGGGAAGGCTGGGTGCTCGGGCAGACGGCGGCGCCGCGCGCGGTTACGCCGGGCGCGGTGCACGCGGCATGAGGAGCGGCGTGATGAGACCGACGCCGATGCCCCAGAAGCCGTTGATCAGCAACGAATCGACCCAGGGGATCAGGGCGAAGCCAAAGCCGATCGGCAGCCCCTTGATCGCGGTGACGACGAACAGGCCGACCAGGGCGGCAATGATGCCGAGCCCGAGACCGCTGAGCCACAGCGGACGCGGCAGCGAGGGCAGCGCAAGGCCAAACACCGCGCCATAGAGCCCACCCCAGAAACAGAGGCTGATGATTTTTGGCACGCCCAGCGGCGCCGTCGGCGCCATCGGGAAGGGTGGCGGCATCATGTGCGCAACGTGCAGCGCCGCCCACATCGCCTGATGGAAAATGAGGGTCGAAAGCACCGCAGCGATGAAGCCGAGGAGGGCGCGGGCCGGCAAGCCTGGGCTAGTCATGGCGTTTCCTTTCCTGTCATGCCGAAATAGCGCTGGACTTGCGGGCGGGCATTCGATAAGAGCCCGCCTTCATCTGGAACGCGGGAGGCCGGGCGCGTCCGGCCGCTTGTACCGCGGTCCCTTGGTGTTTTGTCCGGGCCGTGCAGCGTCGCGGTATTCGGAGCGTTCGTCTCGACATTTGGCCTCGCTGCGAGGTGCGGAGAACCAGGGATATGGCGAAGAAGATCACCGGCTACATCAAATTGCAAATCCCGGCGGGGAAGGCCAATCCCTCGCCGCCGGTCGGCCCGGCGCTCGGCCAGCGTGGCTTGAACATCATGCAATTCTGCAAGGAATTCAACGCCGCGACCCAGACGATGGAGCCCGGGATGCCGGTGCCGGTGGTGATCACCGCCTATGGCGACCGCACCTTCAGCTTCATCATGAAGTCGCCGCCCAATACCTATTTCCTGAAGCGGGCGGCGAAGATCGAGAAGGGCTCCTCGACGGTCGGCAAGGGCGGCGCGGTCGGGCGGGTGACGATGAGCCAGCTCCGCGAAATCGCCGCGCAGAAGATCCAGGACACCAACGCCAACGACATCGAGGGGTTGGTGCGGATGCTGATCGGCTCGGCCCGCTCGATGGGTCTCACCGTGGTGGAGGGCTGAGCGATGGCGCACAATAAGCGGCTGCGCGCGGCGTACGCGACGATCGAGGCGAACAAGCCTTACCCGCTCGACGAGGCGGTCCGGCTGGTCAAGGCCAATGCCCGCGCCAAGTTCGACGAGACGGTGGAGGTCGCGATGAATCTCGGCATCGACCCGCGCCACGCCGATCAGATGGTGCGTGGCCTGGTCAGCCTCCCGAACGGCACCGGCAAGACGCTCAGGGTCGCGGTGTTCGCGCGCGGCGCCAAGGCCGAGGAAGCGCAGGCGGCTGGCGCCGACGTGGTGGGCGCCGAGGATCTGGCGGAAAAGGTGCAGGCTGGCGAGATCGCTTTCGATCGCTGCATCGCGACCCCGGACATGATGGCGCTGGTCGGGCGGCTCGGCAAAATCCTCGGCCCGCGCGGGCTGATGCCGAACCCCAAGCTCGGCACCGTGACGATGGACGTGAAGGGCGCGGTTTCGGCCGCCAAATCCGGCCAGGTCGAGTTCCGCGCCGAAAAGGCCGGGATCGTGCATGCCGGTGTTGGGAAGGCGAGTTTTCCCGAGGACAAGCTCCTTGAAAACATTCGCGCTTTTGTCGATGCCATTCAGAAAGCGAAGCCGACCGGCGCCAAGGGCACCTATGTCCAGAAGGTCGCGCTGAGTTCGACGATGGGGGCCGGGATCCGGGTCGATATCGCATCCATAGCCCCGTAAGGGGCACGAAATACGCCGGCGTGAGCCGGCGGGCAGGGTGACGGGCTTCGCCCGCCGCCCGAACCTGTCCGAGACCGCACGTGGTTGTCCCTGATCGGGGAAAACCTTAAGGGGCCGAGCGCCCGCGCGCGGGAGACGGGGAAGCCCGGAAAGGCTGACGGCATCGTCCGGCGGCGTCTCCTGGCGGGTCCGTGTGCAAGGGACAGGCGAACCGGATCGCGGGGGAAACGCCGCGGTCCTGAGGGCAACCCGGCTCGGCGCGCTGGCGCCGGGCGAGAACCAGGAGACTTGTGTGGACCGTACGGAGAAGCGGGAATTCGTTGCCTCGCTCGCTGCGGTGTTCGCCGAGACGTCGATGGTGGTGGTCACCCGCAATAGCGGGCTGACGGTCGCCGAAGTGACGGATCTGCGGCGCCGGATGCGAGCGGCGGGGGCGCAATTCAAGGTCGCGAAGAACCGGCTGGCTCTGCGCGCCTTGGATGGGACCCAATTCGACGGCATCGCCAAGCTGCTGAAAGGGCCGACCGCGCTCGCGTGGTCGTCTGATCCGGTGGCAGTGGCGAAGGCGGCCGTCGAGTTCGCCAAGACCAACGAGAAGCTGGTGGTGCTGGGTGGTGCGCTGGGATCGCGGACGCTGGATGCGGCCGGGATACGCGCATTGGCCGAGCTGCCGTCGCTGGAGACGCTGCGGGCGCAATTGCTGGGGCTGATCAATGCCCCGGCGACGCGCCTCGCCGGCGTTCTGCAGGCGCCGGCGGGCCAGCTCGCGCGGGTTTTCGGGGCCTATGCCAAGACCGCCGAGGCGGCTTGATCGCAACGCGACGAGAATGGCCCCTAGTGTCCTGCCCCTGACATGCTTTGGCATGTCAGGGATCAGCAGGCCACTGAAAACAAAGAGCTAGTGCCCGTGGAATTCGCTTGTGAATTTCTAAAACGGGACACTAGGGGCTTGCATGCAACCGAATAGGGCTTATAAAGTAGGAGATTGACGTTATGGCTGAACTGACGAAGTTGGTAGAGGAGCTGTCGAGCCTCACGGTGCTCGAGGCTGCCGAGCTGTCGAAGCTTCTCGAGGAGAAGTGGGGCGTGTCTGCGGCTGCGCCGGTGGCGATGGCCGCGCCAGCGGCGGCGGCGGCTGCCGCGGCTCCGGCCGAGGAGCAGACCGAATTCACCGTCATCCTGGCCAAGGCCGGGGAGAAGAAAATCAACGTCATCAAGGAGATCCGCACGATCACTGGGCTTGGCCTGAAAGAAGCCAAGGATCTCGTCGAGGGCGCCCCGAAGACCGTCAAGGAAGGGGTCAACAAGGACGAGGCGGAGAAGCTGCGGAAGATTCTGGAAGAGCAGGGCGCGACTGTCGAGATCAAGTAGCGCAAAGGGGCGTCGTCCCCGGTGGCTTTGGGGTCAGACGGAGATCGGGTGCGATCTCTGTCTGGTTTCCTGTTGTCGGGGCTGATCGCAGCGATGCAGGGCGCCCGGTGCGGCGTTCGGCCGAGATGAAGGCCCGGGGTGGATCAGCGTCGGGGCGAGACGAAGGCGGACTAGGTTGGGCGCTCTCCGGGCTTATTCCGGGGCGCATGGCGGCGAATTCGCCGCATTGGCGATCTTGAGGATAGAGCATGAACGCGATCACCAAATCATTCAATGGAAAATCCTTCACCGGACGCAAGCGGATTCGCAAGAATTTCGGGCGCATTCCGGAAGTCGCGCCGATGCCCAATCTCATCGATGTGCAGCGGGCGAGCTACGAATCCTTCCTCCAGATGCATGTCGCTCCCGACAGCCGGACGCATTCCGGCCTTCAGGAAGTCTTCAAATCGGTGTTTCCGATCGATGATTTCGCCGGCCGCGGCCGGCTCGAATTCGTTCATTACGAGTTCGAGGAGCCGAAATACGACGTCGAGGAATGCATCCAGCGCGGTATGAACTATGCCGCCCCGCTCAAGGTGGTTCTTCGCCTCATCGTCTGGGACGTCGATGAGGAGACCGGCGCGCGCTCGATTCGCGACATCAAGGAGCAGCCGGTTTATATGGGCGACATGCCGCTGATGACCGATAACGGCACGTTCATCATCAACGGCACCGAGCGCGTCATCGTCAGCCAGATGCATCGCAGCCCGGGCGTGTTTTTCGACCACGACAAGGGCAAGACCCATGCTTCGGGCAAGCTTTTGTTCACCGCCCGCGTCATTCCCTATCGCGGTTCCTGGCTCGATTTCGAGTTCGACGCCAAGGATCTCGTCTATGTGCGCATCGATCGCAAGCGCAAATTGCCGGTCACGACGCTGCTTTACGCCCTCGATAATGCCGCGACCGAAGCGCTCCGCGCGGCGCGGGTGGCGCAGGGGGAGATGGTCGATCTCGGTGAGATCCGCGGCATGGATGCCGAGGAGATCCTCACCTATTTCTATGGCCGGGTGACGTTTGCGCACACCCCCAAGGGCTGGGCGCGTCCGTTCGAGGCGGATGCGTTCCGCGGCATGAAGCTTCTGGAGCCGCTCGTCGATGCCGAGACCGGCGAAGTGGTGGCCAAGGCGGAGGACAAGCTCACCAATCGCCTGGTGCGCAAGATCGCCGAGACCACGCGCGAGGTTCTGGTCGGGCGCGCGGATCTGCTCGGCCGGTTCATCGCCGAGGATCTCGTCAACCCCGAGACCGGCGAAATCTACATCGAGGCCGGCGAGGAGTTGACCGAGGCGCGGCTTGCCGCGCTCGAGGCCGCGGGGGTCGATAAACTGCCGACGCTCGCCATCGATCAATCAAACGGTCCGTGGATTCGCAACACCTTGGCGGTGGACAAGAACGCCAACCGCGATGATGCGCTGATCGATATTTACCGCGTCATGCGCCCGGGCGAGCCGCCGACCCCGGAGACCGCGGAGGCGTTGTTCCGCGGTCTGTTCTTCGACCCCGAGCGGTATGATCTGTCCTCGGTCGGTCGGGTGAAGATGAACATGCGGCTCGGCTTCGAGACCGATGATCAGCTTCGCGTCTTGCGCAAGGAGGACATCCTCCGCACCGTCAAGGTGCTGTGCGACCTCAAAGACGGCCGCGGCAATATCGACGACATCGACAATCTCGGCAATCGCCGGGTGCGGTCGGTTGGCGAGCTGATGGAGAATCAGTATCGCATCGGGCTTCTGCGGATGGAGCGCGCGATCCGCGAGCGCATGGGCAGCGTCGATATCGACACCGTGATGCCGCATGATCTGATCAATGCCAAGCCGGCGGCGGCGGCGGTGCGCGAGTTTTTCGGCTCCTCACAGCTCTCGCAGTTCATGGATCAGACCAATCCGCTCTCGGAAGTGACGCATAAGCGCCGGCTTTCGGCGCTCGGCCCGGGCGGGCTCACGCGTGAGCGGGCTGGCTTTGAGGTGCGCGACGTGCATCCGACGCATTACGGCCGTATCTGCCCGATCGAGACGCCGGAGGGGCCGAATATCGGCCTGATCAACTCGCTCGCGACCTATGCGCGGGTGAACAAATACGGCTTCATCGAGACCCCCTATCGCCTGGTCAAGGACGGCGTCGTGCAGGAGGGGTGGAAATATCTCTCGGCGATGGAGGAGGAGAAGCTCGTCGTCGCCCAGGCCGATGCCGCGACCGATGCGCAGGGGCGTTTCACCAGCGATCTGGTCTCGGTGCGCCAGCAGGGTGATTTCCGCTTGGTGGCGCCCGAGCAGGTCTCGGCGGTGGATGTGTCGCCCAAGCAGTTGGTTTCGGTCGCGGCGGCGCTGATCCCGTTCCTCGAGAACGACGACGCCAACCGCGCCTTGATGGG
This portion of the Acidibrevibacterium fodinaquatile genome encodes:
- a CDS encoding DUF429 domain-containing protein produces the protein MGDAATLPARLLAESGGAPVALGVDFPLGLPRAYVARHLLGRVRDFPDFLQNIGEFPEFFEVNQSLATVAPGRPFYPARGRRGMTRAAHAAALGLASAADLSRACDRAAAERPAGAPLFWTLGANQSGKAAIDAWRALLVAPHPALRLWPFAGPLLRLLAPGRVVIAETYPAEALRQLGIGRFGSKRRQGDRAALAGALLRALGGLEAFATPALAASIADGFGADPAGEDRFDCLLGVLSVLGVLAGRRPDAPPPDPWLTTWEGWVLGQTAAPRAVTPGAVHAA
- the rplK gene encoding 50S ribosomal protein L11; translated protein: MAKKITGYIKLQIPAGKANPSPPVGPALGQRGLNIMQFCKEFNAATQTMEPGMPVPVVITAYGDRTFSFIMKSPPNTYFLKRAAKIEKGSSTVGKGGAVGRVTMSQLREIAAQKIQDTNANDIEGLVRMLIGSARSMGLTVVEG
- the rplA gene encoding 50S ribosomal protein L1, which encodes MAHNKRLRAAYATIEANKPYPLDEAVRLVKANARAKFDETVEVAMNLGIDPRHADQMVRGLVSLPNGTGKTLRVAVFARGAKAEEAQAAGADVVGAEDLAEKVQAGEIAFDRCIATPDMMALVGRLGKILGPRGLMPNPKLGTVTMDVKGAVSAAKSGQVEFRAEKAGIVHAGVGKASFPEDKLLENIRAFVDAIQKAKPTGAKGTYVQKVALSSTMGAGIRVDIASIAP
- the rplJ gene encoding 50S ribosomal protein L10, yielding MDRTEKREFVASLAAVFAETSMVVVTRNSGLTVAEVTDLRRRMRAAGAQFKVAKNRLALRALDGTQFDGIAKLLKGPTALAWSSDPVAVAKAAVEFAKTNEKLVVLGGALGSRTLDAAGIRALAELPSLETLRAQLLGLINAPATRLAGVLQAPAGQLARVFGAYAKTAEAA
- the rplL gene encoding 50S ribosomal protein L7/L12; protein product: MAELTKLVEELSSLTVLEAAELSKLLEEKWGVSAAAPVAMAAPAAAAAAAAPAEEQTEFTVILAKAGEKKINVIKEIRTITGLGLKEAKDLVEGAPKTVKEGVNKDEAEKLRKILEEQGATVEIK
- the rpoB gene encoding DNA-directed RNA polymerase subunit beta, translating into MNAITKSFNGKSFTGRKRIRKNFGRIPEVAPMPNLIDVQRASYESFLQMHVAPDSRTHSGLQEVFKSVFPIDDFAGRGRLEFVHYEFEEPKYDVEECIQRGMNYAAPLKVVLRLIVWDVDEETGARSIRDIKEQPVYMGDMPLMTDNGTFIINGTERVIVSQMHRSPGVFFDHDKGKTHASGKLLFTARVIPYRGSWLDFEFDAKDLVYVRIDRKRKLPVTTLLYALDNAATEALRAARVAQGEMVDLGEIRGMDAEEILTYFYGRVTFAHTPKGWARPFEADAFRGMKLLEPLVDAETGEVVAKAEDKLTNRLVRKIAETTREVLVGRADLLGRFIAEDLVNPETGEIYIEAGEELTEARLAALEAAGVDKLPTLAIDQSNGPWIRNTLAVDKNANRDDALIDIYRVMRPGEPPTPETAEALFRGLFFDPERYDLSSVGRVKMNMRLGFETDDQLRVLRKEDILRTVKVLCDLKDGRGNIDDIDNLGNRRVRSVGELMENQYRIGLLRMERAIRERMGSVDIDTVMPHDLINAKPAAAAVREFFGSSQLSQFMDQTNPLSEVTHKRRLSALGPGGLTRERAGFEVRDVHPTHYGRICPIETPEGPNIGLINSLATYARVNKYGFIETPYRLVKDGVVQEGWKYLSAMEEEKLVVAQADAATDAQGRFTSDLVSVRQQGDFRLVAPEQVSAVDVSPKQLVSVAAALIPFLENDDANRALMGSNMQRQAVPLIRADAPLVGTGMEAAVARDSGATIVARRAGVVDQIDGARIVVRATAEDGTTKGVDIYRLRKFMRSNQSTCINQRPLVKVGDQVSERDIIADGPSTELGELALGRNVLCAFMPWNGYNFEDSILISERIARDDIFTSIHIEEFEAMARDTKLGQEEITRDIPNVGEEALRNLDEAGIVYVGAEVNPGDILVGKVTPKGESPMTPEEKLLRAIFGEKASDVRDTSLRLPAGVTGTVVDVRVFSRRGVDKDERAMAIERAEIERLAKDRDDERAIQERSFLNRLREKLLGAKAAGGFKGIKAGTVLTEEVLAEHPRNAWRHIAVQDDAVMAEIELLRREFDAAVARLQQRFESKVEKLQRGDELLPGVMKMVKVFVAVKRKLQPGDKMAGRHGNKGVVSRVVPIEDMPFLDDGTPVDLVLNPLGVPSRMNVGQILETHLGWACANLGRQVGELVDAYRRHGADREAVLERLQAIYGPQFAAEQVADLTNDELLELCDNLRKGIPIATPVFDGARMSDIEAMMQAAGLDTSGQVVLTDGRTGEPFERRVTVGYIYMLKLHHLVDDKIHARSIGPYSLVTQQPLGGKAQFGGQRFGEMEVWALEAYGAAYTLQEMLTVKSDDVSGRTKVYEAIVREQDNFEAGVPESFNVLVKELKSLGLNVDLGTNAG